The following are encoded together in the Zingiber officinale cultivar Zhangliang chromosome 8A, Zo_v1.1, whole genome shotgun sequence genome:
- the LOC122009827 gene encoding 3-deoxy-manno-octulosonate cytidylyltransferase-like isoform X3: MDLTLISQSVDSKFLKIYPQIPPTLLQLEVDLEQLKVLENGYKMKLIQISFIYKRNYFMVMKVHHDSHGVDTPEDVQKIEALMRERNMV, from the exons ATGGACTTGACCCTAATCAG ccAGAGTGTTGAttcaaagttcttgaagatctatCCACAGATACCACCTACTCTTTTGCAATTGGAGGTGGACCTTGAGCAACTTAAAGTCCTTGAAAATGGGTACAAGATGAAGTTAATTCAAATATCCTTCATATACAAGAGGAACTATTTTATG GTAATGAAGGTACATCACGACTCCCATGGTGTGGACACCCCTGAGGATGTTCAAAAGATAGAAGCACTGATGAGAGAAAGAAACATGGTATGA
- the LOC122009827 gene encoding 3-deoxy-manno-octulosonate cytidylyltransferase-like isoform X1: MPICANSPDSSSSSSSGSRVWITHLAVLGVAIAASAGVHFFLRRRSGKFRSRVVGIIPARFASSRFEGKPLALSLEDMGERKPGLTFGGCWELLMLFSVLLLHP; the protein is encoded by the exons ATGCCGATCTGCGCCAACTCCCCGGACTCatcctcgtcgtcgtcgtcgggaTCCAGGGTGTGGATTACCCATCTCGCCGTTCTTGGCGTAGCGATTGCGGCCTCAGCCGGTGTGCATTTCTTTCTACGACGCCGTTCCGGCAAGTTCCGGAGCAGAGTGGTCGGGATCATTCCTGCTCGGTTTGCCTCCTCCCGCTTCGAGGGGAAGCCCCTTGCTCTAAGCCTCG AGGACATGGGAGAGAGAAAACCTGGCCTCACCTTTGGAGGATGTTG GGAGCTCCTGATGCTGTTTTCAGTACTGCTGTTACATCCTTAA
- the LOC122009827 gene encoding 3-deoxy-manno-octulosonate cytidylyltransferase-like isoform X2, with translation MPICANSPDSSSSSSSGSRVWITHLAVLGVAIAASAGVHFFLRRRSGKFRSRVVGIIPARFASSRFEGKPLALSLEDMGERKPGLTFGGCCCCYR, from the exons ATGCCGATCTGCGCCAACTCCCCGGACTCatcctcgtcgtcgtcgtcgggaTCCAGGGTGTGGATTACCCATCTCGCCGTTCTTGGCGTAGCGATTGCGGCCTCAGCCGGTGTGCATTTCTTTCTACGACGCCGTTCCGGCAAGTTCCGGAGCAGAGTGGTCGGGATCATTCCTGCTCGGTTTGCCTCCTCCCGCTTCGAGGGGAAGCCCCTTGCTCTAAGCCTCG AGGACATGGGAGAGAGAAAACCTGGCCTCACCTTTGGAGGATGTTG TTGTTGCTACAGATGA